In Vibrio japonicus, one DNA window encodes the following:
- the greB gene encoding transcription elongation factor GreB, producing MKTNLITREGFDRLKKELDFLWKEERPEVTKKVTWAASLGDRSENADYQYNKKRLREIDRRVRYLRKRLEQVTVVDYSPQQEGKVFFGAWVEIENDSGEVKAFRIVGPDEIYGDAKGYISIDSPMARALLKKEVDDEFSVKTPEGYKEWFVNRIEYKQ from the coding sequence ATGAAAACAAACCTAATCACCCGTGAAGGCTTTGATCGGCTTAAAAAAGAGCTCGATTTTTTATGGAAAGAAGAACGTCCAGAAGTGACCAAAAAAGTGACTTGGGCAGCCAGTTTAGGTGATCGATCAGAAAACGCAGATTACCAATACAACAAAAAGCGACTGCGCGAGATTGATCGACGTGTGCGTTATCTACGTAAGCGACTCGAACAAGTGACTGTGGTGGACTACTCTCCACAGCAAGAAGGCAAAGTCTTTTTTGGCGCGTGGGTCGAGATAGAAAACGACTCTGGCGAAGTGAAAGCGTTCCGCATTGTTGGCCCTGACGAAATCTATGGTGATGCGAAAGGGTATATCTCTATCGACTCACCCATGGCACGCGCACTGCTAAAAAAAGAAGTGGATGACGAATTCAGCGTAAAAACCCCGGAAGGTTATAAAGAGTGGTTTGTTAACCGGATTGAGTATAAGCAATAG